TACAGAAATCTTGTTACCAACAAAACTAAGCTATGTATGTTTGACCCAAAGGAAGTAAAATATTCTATTTACTTTCCAGAGAAACTAAGGATCATAGAAATTTCCAACTCAAGAACTATCAAAAGACAACAGAAACAACAAGAGGGAAAGAGAAAGTGAACAGCATAATATCTAGGTTTTCGAACTTCTACTCTTAGTAATATATAATTTACTAGCATGGATTTGAGAACACATTAAGCCTAACTATAACAAATATAACCATTGAGCAAATGTTATGTTTTTTACATACCTGCACCTGTGATAGTTGATCCTTTGAAAGATGTATTGCCTGTAGTAAATGCACCTTCCAAGTTAGCATTGCTCAAATTAACCTGCAAAAAGTAGTACATGCATGGTAAGAACACTAGATAGCATCATGGTAACTTTCCTTTGATTCTTTGCTTTGGTAAGATTTGAACCTTGGGCCTAGTGGAGTAGCGGAAGGTCAAGTAAACCCTGCCACTAACACATGAGTGGACCAAGGGATGGGGAAATAATACAGTAGGGCTTAAAACAAGCAAAACTTCCAAAGATAATTTTGTACGTAAGAAGCTATTGCATCTAAATCTGGTGGACAGTACTTTTATAATTCGAAGGTGCATTCCTCATAACAGTCCCATTCACTTTGCTAAAAACATCTAACACTTTAATTAGTTAATTGTCACTGCATCTCCATAATGAAAACAATTAGTGACAAAGAACAAAGTGAACAAATTTGAGCCTGTTAGCTTCAAGGCAGGGGTTTATGCTTGTAAACTTCATATTCAGGGTTGAGTCATGCTCAACATTATGCTATTCACAAGCAAACCAGAACCTAAGATGAATATAACACTATCTCTGTCCCCAATTGGCACAATATTTCATCCACAATGGAATCCGATATCTCCCAGGCTCACAGCCATGGATATTCACACACATACCATACATATTGTAATAGCCCTATCTATATTTTCTTCACCATTTATCAGCATAACTTGTATTAGACAGGTAATCTGAATGTGAAAATCTGTATATTTCGTACACATTGAAGATACAAAAAACTGTTGGACAGGCACTTCGGGAAGAAGAGTTTCATCAATACTCACCTTTGTCACATTGGCCAAGGAAAAGTCTGCACCTCTTAGATCAGCATCAGAAAGATCAGCCCCTGTATAGAGAACACAATTCATGGTATATCAAATATTGCTAAATTTCATAAGATAAACATAACAGTACTAACAATTCTCAACTCAATCACATTATACATAATTCACCATTACTACCATTTAGTAACAACAAACAAAATCAACTACCATACCTGTTAAATCAGCATCAAAGAAGCTAGCACCTAACAACTTTGCGCCGTGAAAATTCGCCTGCCGCAATATGGACTGCAACAACAAGAATCACAAAAACTCAGTACAAAACACAAATGCAGGTAACAAATGTGTGTGTGGTGGTGGGCGTGTAAATCATCCGAAATTTTACTGATTTTGGACCGTTTTGAAGTCTTGTTTAACCAAAGTCAATCCGCTGAAGTCCTTCCCGCTAAGATCCTGGCCCCTAGTCACCTCCGAACCATACGGACCTCCACCCTTCCATACAAAACGACACCGTATTCAGTACAACACAATCTCAAATTTTCCATCACCAAAAACACGAATTCGGCATTGAAACTCACGATATAGGCGAGCGCGGGGCTGGCGGAGAGCACGGCGATCAGGCCGGCCTTGCAAACGGAATCTCCGATTTGGACGACAAGGTTTCTGGAAGCTTCGGGTGGAGTCTTGAGTACCTGCGAGGAGAGAAATTGAGGGAGTTAGATAGAGTGGTGATGAGTGTGGGGAGGAAGGAGGGGCGGTGGGAATGTACGTGGGGCGGCCGAGGAGGGGAGCCGGAGAGGGAGAGGTGTTGGCGGGAAGGGTTTGGGAATTTGGAGCACATGGAGACGTTGAGAAGCGCCATTGGGACTTTCTAGTGGATAATGAGAGAGAATGAAATTGTGTGGATATATGGGCCGCGTGTGTCGTGGGTTTGATGATTAGGCGCGCGTAATTAGAAGTAATGCACATGTGATTTAAGCTCAAGTGCCATAAGTTGTGTCACTTAGTTGGTTTGTTTATTTATTTTTTCAATTTTTCTTGATAAGCAAAAGTTTAGAGAGATAAAATGCTATCATACATCTCTCTTTGTCGGCCAAAGAGACTGATGTGGGATATATACGTGTCTCCGTTATTCTTATGTTGATCGATATAACAGCAATAGATATGCACGAGAGTAACTCAAAATATAAAAATGTTGATAGCAAATATCAAACTTGGATTAGAGCTCTACCACAAGCACACCCATACACCGTACCGACTAGATCAACCATTGATACTGCCATTTCAGTGGCTAATTCGGTTATGATTACATTGAATTTTGATGATTAAATCGACAAAGTTCCATGCAATTAGGAATATATTTTCTCGAGGTAATAGTGTAATTCACGTTTGCTCTACGCACACATGTGATTATCTTATGATCGTCGTGTTACATGGAATATGACCTTTGAACCATAAGCTTAAAGGCAATTAGTTCATTATAGGATTTATAGCCTTACAACATTTCAAATACAGCTCTAAAAAACAACTATGACATCCGAAAATCATAACAAATAAATTTCCGATGTACCAACACTATTAACCAATCTAAGAGTAATGAGCAATAAAAAGTACGAAAATGCATCGTCTTAACACAATCACAATCACGTAAGACAAAGAAGTTACGTATAGATACATGACATATATATTTTTAAGAAACGTAAATCGACATTTATATTTTTGAGAAACATACATGACATATATATTTTTGAGAAACGTACATTCAGTGAAAACTACACAGTCACTATACTCCTGAAGTTGGTCCAAATGATAGTAAATCAATCCAGATTTAGGTGGGATTAGAGTTCATTCATCCCTCAAATGTAAAAATAAAAAAAAGAGCCCTTTCAAAAAACAAAAAAAAAAAAAAGCAGAGAAAAGAGATTATTGAATATAAGTTGGAAACAAAATTACTCAAAAAATGAAAAATTAATATTCGAAAACACGTTGGGACTGTGGACTAGTCATAGTTTACTTTCTCCTCCATTTCTTTCTCTCCCTCCTTCTCTTCTAGATCCTAGGCCGGACGCTAGGGATTCGACCTCGCTCCTCCATTTTCAAATCCGCCAGGTAAACTTTCTCTTCTCTCAACTCGCATTTCGATTTTATCGCTCTCGTTTCTTCTCTCTGATCCTGATCGATCCCATGGTCCACACCCGATCTGCTACCGCAGAACTGCACAGGTCGAACCTGAAGTTCGCAATTGCAATCGGATTTCGAGGAGCTTCAGGCGTCGATCTCCGGCGACGTGGAAATCAGGAGCGGAGGAGTACCTGGTGAGTATATGGACTAAGCTTTGGAATTGGGTTTGTAGTTGTGGAAGTATTTGATTTCCGAGCACATTTGGCATCTGAATCAAAATTAGGTCGACATTCATGAAATAGATAGAGCTAATTGAGTTTTGGAGCTTGGAACTATATCTCTTTAGCTTTAATTTGTAGTTGAGGTGATAATTATTAGTTTTAGGTGACAAATGCTAGGTTGAAATTGACGAAGGCTTTGTGATTATCACTTGTTCGTCTGTTAGTAGATATACGAGACATGCCACCAGATAATTGCTTGTAAATGTGGAAGGTAAAATAGATTCTTCGTGTCATTTATAGTGTCTCGAAATGGTTTATGTACATGAAAAGAAATATACATTATAGTCTGAGATTCGAAACTTATGGTTGTCGCATTGCTTAGAGTGTCACTGAGGGTGGGTGCGGCGCAGCCATGGTTGTTGGAATTTGGTGGTAATGTTCTGAAATTGTCATTGTTTGTTTATGATGTATGAGGGAGAGTGTGAAATGAGGCTTATGTATATTACTTTTATTTTTTGGCTAATTAAGTATTTTATTTGTTACACTTCATTAAGCTTATTTGAAATGCTGGTCTGCTGATAGGTATCAGTGTCACTACCTCCATAGATTGTGAAGGAATGCCTTGCCTATAGTTCTTTGCCTTCTCTACATAGAAGTTGGTAACAAGAGTGGGCTCTGTTAATAGCATATTGTTCAAAGATGGGGCGTCTCAAGCTGCAGACTGGGATCAAGTCAATTGAGGAAGAAACTGAGGAATGTGATGCCACCAATTCTCATAAATCTACCATAGCATGCATCATTAATTCAGAAATAGGTTCCGTTTTAGCGGTTATGAGGAGGAATGTGAGATGGGGAGGACGGTATATGTCAGGTGATGATCAGCTTGAACATTCTTTGATCCAATCATTAAAGGCGCTACGCAAGCAAATCTTCTCATGGCAGCATCAGTGGCATACCATAAATCCTGCTGTGTATCTCCAGCCATTTCTGGATGTGATTAGATCGGATGAAACTGGTGCACCAATCACTGGTGTTGCTTTGTCATCTGTTTACAATATCTTAACACTTGATGTGATCGATCAGAATTCTGTCAATGTTGACGATGCCATGCACATGTTAGTTGATGCCATCACTAGCTGTCGATTTGAGGTGACTGATCCTGCATCTGAAGAAGTGGTACTGATGAAGATACTACAGGTTCTTCTGGCCTGCATGAGGAGTAAAGCATCTGTTATGTTGAGTAATCAACATGTTTGCACTATAGTGAACACATGTTTCCGGATAGTTCATCAAGCAGGAACAAAAGGTGAATTATTGCAGAGAATAGCTCGCCACACCATGCATGAACTTGTCAGATGTATTTTCTCACACCTTCCAGACGTCCACAGCACCGAAAGTGCATTGGTAAATGGAAACAATACTGTCAAGCGAGAGGTACTAATATTGACAAGTTTTATAGGTCTTTATCTCATAGTGACTTGTTGGTTATGGAGGCTAAACAGTAGATTAATTATTGCAGATCTTAATCCCTTATTAACAAATATGTGGCTGTCTTTCTCGTGCAGATTGCAGGAGTTAATAATGAGTATGCTTTTGGGAGTAGACAATTAGAGAATGGAAGCATAAATTCTGAGTATGATCTTCAACAATTATCCACAATTCCTGCCTCAAATGGTTCCTCTGGTCTGGCAGCATCTGGGATGGATGATACTACAATTGGGGCTTCTGGCGGGAAGGAGGCTGTTCAGTATGACTTGCATCTAATGACTGAGCCCTATGGGGTCCCTTGCATGGTGGAAATATTTCACTTTCTTTGTTCGTTGCTAAATGTCTCTGAGCATATGGGAATGGGTCCCAGATCTAATACCATAGCATTTGACGAAGACGTGCCTCTTTTTGCCTTGGTTTTAATCAATTCAGCTATAGAGTTGGGTGGGGCGTCCATTCAGCATCACCCCAAGTTACTGAATTTGGTTCAGGATGAATTGTTTCGGAATCTGATGCAATTTGGACTATCAACTAGTCCACTTATTCTTTCAATGGTTTGCAGCATCGTCCTTAATTTGTATCACCATCTGCGCACTGAACTTAAACTTCAGCTCGAGGCTTTCTTTTCATGTGTGATATTGAGGCTTGCACAAAGCAGGTATGGAGCTTCTTATCAACAGCAGGAGGTTGCTATGGAGGCTCTTGTTGACTTCTGCAGGCAGAAAAATTTCATGGTGGAGATGTATGCTAACTTGGATTGTGACATAACTTGCAGTAATGTATTTGAAGAACTTGCTAATTTGTTGTCAAAGAGTGCATTCCCTGTTAATTGCCCTTTGTCTTCAATTCACATTCTTGCCTTGGATGGTCTCATTGCTGTCATTCAGGGAATGGCAGAAAGGGTAGGGAATGGATCAGTTAGTTCTGCGCATACTCCAGTAAATCTGGAGGAGTATACTCCGTTCTGGATGGTGAAGTGTGACAACTACAGTGATCCTAATCACTGGGTTCCATTTGTTCGCCGGAGGAAGTATATAAAGAGAAGATTGATGATTGGAGCTGATCATTTCAACCGTGACCCAAAGAAAGGGCTGGAGTTCCTCCAAGGAACTCATCTGTTGCCTGAGAAACTTGATCCTCAAAGTGTGGCCTGCTTTTTCAGGTATACAGCTGGGCTAGATAAGAATCTTGTTGGGGATTTCTTGGGAAATCATGACGACTTTTGTGTTCAGGTTCTTCACAAATTTGCTGGTACCTTTGATTTCCAAGATATGAATTTGGATACTGCACTCCGCCTTTTCTTGGAAACTTTTCGTTTGCCTGGAGAATCACAAAAGATACAAAGGGTTCTTGAAGCATTCTCAGAGAGATATTATGAACAATCACCTCTAATTCTTGCTAATAAGGATGCTGCCCTTCTGTTATCATATTCAATCATAATGCTTAATACAGATCAGCACAATGTTCAGGTGAAGAAGAAGATGACAGAGGAGGATTTCATTCGGAATAACAGACACATCAATGGAGGCAGTGATCTTCCTCGAGATTTCCTGGCAGAGCTTTATCACTCAATATGCAAGAATGAGATCCGCACTACTCCTGAACAAGGTGCTGGTTATCCTGAAATGACCCCAAGTCGGTGGATTGATTTGATGCACAAATCCAAGAAGAATGCTCCATTCATTGTATCTGATTCTAGGGCCTACCTAGATCATGATATGTTTGCTATAATGTCGGGCCCTACAATTGCTGCAATCTCTGTGGTATTTGATCATGCAGAACATGAAGAGGTTTATCAAACATGCATTGATGGATTTTTAGCTATAGCAAAGATTTCAGCATGCCACCATCTTGAAGATGTACTAGATGATCTGGTTGTGTCTCTCTGTAAGTTCACAACTCTGTTAAACCCATCATCAGTTGAGGAACCTGTGCTAGCCTTTGGTGATGACACAAAAGCTAGAATGTCTACTGTGACAGTTTTCACCATTGCCAATAGGTATGGTGATTATATTCGCACTGGTTGGAGAAATATTCTCGACTGCATCTTAAGATTACACAAGCTTGGTCTTCTTCCAGCTCGTGTGGCTAGCGACGCAGCTGATGAATCCGAGTTTTCTGCAGACGCAGGTCCTGGCAAGCCGATACCAAATGCTCTATCTTCAGTTCAGTTGGCTACTGTGGGTACTCCTAGGAGATCTTCTGGATTGATGGGTAGGTTTAGTCAGCTCTTATCTCTTGACACAGAGGAGCCGAGATCACAACCCACCGAACAACAACTTGCTGCTCATCAACGGACCCTTCAGACAATTCAAAAGTGCCACATTGACGGCATTTTCACTGAGAGCAAATTTCTGCAGGCTGAATCCTTGTTACAGCTTGCAAGGGCATTGATTTGGGCCGCAGGGCGACCACAGAAAGGCAACAGCTCTCCGGAGGATGAAGATACTGCTGTGTTCTGTTTGGAATTGCTGATTGCTATTACCCTAAATAATAGGGATAGGATTGTGCTTCTTTGGCAGGGTGTATATGAGCACATATCTAACATTGTTCAGTCAACCGTGATGCCTTGTGCCCTGGTGGAAAAGGCTGTTTTTGGACTTCTTAGAATTTGCCAGCGGCTGCTTCCCTATAAAGAAAACCTTGCTGATGAACTGCTGAGGTCCCTGCAGCTTGTCTTAAAGCTTGATGCTCGGGTTGCAGATGCCTACTGTGAGCAAATTACTCTGGAAGTCAGTCGCCTTGTGAAAGCAAACGCTTCTCACATCAGATCCCAGCTAGGGTGGCGCACAATTACATCCCTAATCTCCATCACGGCCCGCCACCCCGAAGCTTCTGAGGCTGGGTTTGACACACTGTCCTTCATTATGTCTGATGGAACCCACCTGATGCCCACCAATTATAATCTATGTGTTGATGCATCAAGGCAATTTGCTGAGTCTCGTGTTGGGCAGACAGAGCGATCTCTGACCGCATTAGATCTTATGGCAGGTTCTGTTGATTGTTTGGTACGGTGGGCACACGAGGCTAAGAAAGCTACTAATGAGGAGGAAGCTGTGAAAATGTCTCAGGATATTGGAGAAATGTGGTTACGGCTTGTTCAGGGGTTGAGAAAAGTTTGTTTGGACCAAAGAGAAGAGGTCAGGAACCATGCTTTGTCATTGTTGCAGAAGTGCTTGACTGAAGTTGATGGGATCCCTCTTCCACATGGTCTGTGGTTACCGTGCTTTGATCTTGTAATCTTCACAATGCTTGATGACTTACTTGAAATTGCACAAGGACACTCCCAAAAAGACTACCGGAACATGGAAGGCACACTTATCTCTGCCATGAAGCTCTTGTCAAAAGTGTTTCTGCAGCTACTCTCTGACCTGTCACAGTTAACAACCTTCTGCAAACTATGGCTGGGTGTTCTCAGTCGAATGGAAAAATACATGAAGGCGAAAGTTAGAGGGAAGAAAAGTGATAAGCTTCAGGAACAAGTACCAGAGCTACTTAAGAACACCTTGGTTGTTATGAATTCGAAGGGAGTGCTTGTTCAGAGGAGTGCTTTAGGAGGAGATAGCTTGTGGGAGCTGACATGGCTACATGTCAACAACATATCTCCATCATTGAAATCAGATGTTTTCCCTGATCAAACTTTGGAGCAGTCAGAGACCAAGACAGGTGAGACTGGGGGAGGTCTAGTATCTGATGAAGCAGGTAAAGTAGCTCCAACCGAAACAATGTCCTCTGAACTTTCTGGCACTGGAGGTTAGCATGTTGTAAAG
Above is a window of Fragaria vesca subsp. vesca linkage group LG7, FraVesHawaii_1.0, whole genome shotgun sequence DNA encoding:
- the LOC101300100 gene encoding thylakoid lumenal 15 kDa protein 1, chloroplastic-like gives rise to the protein MALLNVSMCSKFPNPSRQHLSLSGSPPRPPHVLKTPPEASRNLVVQIGDSVCKAGLIAVLSASPALAYIGGGPYGSEVTRGQDLSGKDFSGLTLVKQDFKTSILRQANFHGAKLLGASFFDADLTGADLSDADLRGADFSLANVTKVNLSNANLEGAFTTGNTSFKGSTITGADFTDVPLRDDQREYLCKIAEGVNPTTGNETRDTLFCK
- the LOC101300393 gene encoding ARF guanine-nucleotide exchange factor GNOM-like, whose protein sequence is MGRLKLQTGIKSIEEETEECDATNSHKSTIACIINSEIGSVLAVMRRNVRWGGRYMSGDDQLEHSLIQSLKALRKQIFSWQHQWHTINPAVYLQPFLDVIRSDETGAPITGVALSSVYNILTLDVIDQNSVNVDDAMHMLVDAITSCRFEVTDPASEEVVLMKILQVLLACMRSKASVMLSNQHVCTIVNTCFRIVHQAGTKGELLQRIARHTMHELVRCIFSHLPDVHSTESALVNGNNTVKREIAGVNNEYAFGSRQLENGSINSEYDLQQLSTIPASNGSSGLAASGMDDTTIGASGGKEAVQYDLHLMTEPYGVPCMVEIFHFLCSLLNVSEHMGMGPRSNTIAFDEDVPLFALVLINSAIELGGASIQHHPKLLNLVQDELFRNLMQFGLSTSPLILSMVCSIVLNLYHHLRTELKLQLEAFFSCVILRLAQSRYGASYQQQEVAMEALVDFCRQKNFMVEMYANLDCDITCSNVFEELANLLSKSAFPVNCPLSSIHILALDGLIAVIQGMAERVGNGSVSSAHTPVNLEEYTPFWMVKCDNYSDPNHWVPFVRRRKYIKRRLMIGADHFNRDPKKGLEFLQGTHLLPEKLDPQSVACFFRYTAGLDKNLVGDFLGNHDDFCVQVLHKFAGTFDFQDMNLDTALRLFLETFRLPGESQKIQRVLEAFSERYYEQSPLILANKDAALLLSYSIIMLNTDQHNVQVKKKMTEEDFIRNNRHINGGSDLPRDFLAELYHSICKNEIRTTPEQGAGYPEMTPSRWIDLMHKSKKNAPFIVSDSRAYLDHDMFAIMSGPTIAAISVVFDHAEHEEVYQTCIDGFLAIAKISACHHLEDVLDDLVVSLCKFTTLLNPSSVEEPVLAFGDDTKARMSTVTVFTIANRYGDYIRTGWRNILDCILRLHKLGLLPARVASDAADESEFSADAGPGKPIPNALSSVQLATVGTPRRSSGLMGRFSQLLSLDTEEPRSQPTEQQLAAHQRTLQTIQKCHIDGIFTESKFLQAESLLQLARALIWAAGRPQKGNSSPEDEDTAVFCLELLIAITLNNRDRIVLLWQGVYEHISNIVQSTVMPCALVEKAVFGLLRICQRLLPYKENLADELLRSLQLVLKLDARVADAYCEQITLEVSRLVKANASHIRSQLGWRTITSLISITARHPEASEAGFDTLSFIMSDGTHLMPTNYNLCVDASRQFAESRVGQTERSLTALDLMAGSVDCLVRWAHEAKKATNEEEAVKMSQDIGEMWLRLVQGLRKVCLDQREEVRNHALSLLQKCLTEVDGIPLPHGLWLPCFDLVIFTMLDDLLEIAQGHSQKDYRNMEGTLISAMKLLSKVFLQLLSDLSQLTTFCKLWLGVLSRMEKYMKAKVRGKKSDKLQEQVPELLKNTLVVMNSKGVLVQRSALGGDSLWELTWLHVNNISPSLKSDVFPDQTLEQSETKTGETGGGLVSDEAGKVAPTETMSSELSGTGG